A stretch of DNA from Halioglobus japonicus:
CATCTTGCCGTCAGCCATGGCACGCACGGGGTTGGAAGGGAAGATATCGACCAGCACATCGCCCAGCGGCGGCGCTGGGCGCGGCTCGAAGGCGGCAGCGCCAGCCATTTCGACGCCGGAGCCGGGGCTGATCAGGGCCGCGAAAACCAGGGCAAGGGTAATCGCAATGGCGGTGGTTGCCAGGTAAAAGCCCAGTGTTTTGACCGCAATCGGCCCCATACGCGCACTGTCACCCAGTGACGATGAACCACAGATCAAGGACACCAGCACCAACGGCACCACCAGCAGCTTCAGCGATGCAACGAAGATGCGACCAATTACGTCAAACAGACCGCCCACCAGATAGCCGTCGATAATCTGCTTAATGCCGTCGCCGATACCGGCGCTATGCATAATCAGATTAATCACTGAGCCGGTGACGATACCCGCCACCATAGCAATCAGGATGCGATTGGTGAGACTCATTCGGGACACTCCCCAAGCTCGTAACCCGTCACGGCATCGTCGGCACAGGCGTTACAGGGGGAGGCATAGGTTTTCTGACCACCGGCCGCCAGATCAGCGCACACGGGGTTGTACTCCATGGTACAGACCTGGGGGCGCTCACCACTACATTGGTTGGCCTGTGAAGGCGTGGGCTGCGAACTCTGGCAGCCAGCGAGTGACAGCAACAGCAAAATACCCAGGGCGGTGCGCATGGGGGAAGCTCCAGTAAAGGCGTTATTTGTGCGCAAGCCTAACACTGGCTGGCAATTGTGTCAGCCGTCTTGGAGGGTACGTGGCAACAGGGTAAGTGCCAACTCACCGCAGCCCGGGCGCAGTTCAGACCAGCGCTCAAGGCCCAGTGACAGGCGGGCATAACCGGCGGTTGGCAAGTTATCGAGTGCATGGCGCCCGGTGAGCTCATTCACCAGTTCTGTCAGCGCCGGATTGTGGCCGATCACAAACACTTCAACGAGGCTGTCATCCAGCCGCTGTAGCCAGCGATACAGGACGTCTACAGAGAAGGTGTACAGGGCTTCGTCGGTGATATGCGGCAAGTCCGCCAGTGCCGGCCAGCCCTGACAAAGCCCCTCGCGGGTCAGCTGGGCACGCCGGGCCGGGCTGACCCTCATCACCAATGGAGCCAGATCCCTGGCCAATGCGGCACCCATACGGGGCGCGTCGCGCCGACCGCGTTTATTCAGGCCGCGCTCTGGATCCGCAAGCCCGGGCTCGCTCCAGGAGGATTTGGCATGGCGCAACAGGTGAAGTGTTTTCATGGGCATTCCCGGCAGAGGCCACGAAATAGAGTCTATACTTGGTTAGCTGTCTACGCGAGGAACCAACAATGGCCCATTCGGTGAAGCTCCGCGACTACCTCATCCCCAACCCGGCCACGGTCAAACCCGGTGACAGCGTGCTGGATGCCATGCAAATCATCATCAATAACAAGATCTCCGGCGTCTGCGTGGTGGACGACCAACACAATCTGGTGGGTATTCTCTCGGAGCTCGACTGCCTCAATGCCTCACTGGGCTCGCTTTATAACGACAGCGGCATCGGCCTGGTGCGGGATCACATGGCCGACAGCGGCCTGATCGTGGCACACCCGGAAGAAGACATTATCGATGTCGCCCAGGATATGCTCGCCAAAACCAAACGCCGCCGCCCGGTCGTGGAAAACGGCCGCCTGATTGGCCAGGTCACCTGCCGCCAGTTACTCAAGGCCATTGCCCAGTTCCAACGCTAAGGGCTTTTAACGAAATACCCTATTCTCATGTGAGCGGCTGTGCCGCATAATGCAGCTCTACGCAGTATTCTCCACCGGTAACAGCAAGAACAATATCCAATGATTCAATCGATTCCCCAGCGTATTGCTGAAGAACTGAGCGTGCGTGAAGCACAGGTTAACGCCGCCATCGGCCTGCTCGACGAGGGCGCCACTGTCCCGTTTATCGCCCGCTACCGTAAAGAAGTCACCGGCGCCCTGGACGACACCCAGATGCGCAACCTGGAAGAGCGCCTGCACTATCTGCGGGACATGGAAGAGCGTCGGGAAACCATCCTCGCCTCCATCGATGAACAGGGCAAGCTAACCCCTGAACTGAAGAAATCTCTGCTCGAGGCAGACACCAAGAACCGCCTCGAAGACCTGTACCTGCCCTACAAACCCAAGCGCCGCACCAAGGCCCAGATCGCTCGCGAGGCGGGCCTGGAACCGCTGGCGGACGCACTGCTGGACGACCCCACCCAGGACCCGGAAGCACTCGCCCCGGCCTACTACAACAAGGAAGCGGGTATCGAGGATAACAAGGCTGCGCTGGACGGCGCTCGCCAGATCCTCATGGAGCGTTTTGCCGAAGACGCTGACCTGCTGGCCAAACTGCGCCAGTTCCTCACCGACAATGCCCTGCTGGCGTCGCGCCTGATGGAAGGCAAAGAGAACGAAGGCGCCAAGTTCCGCGATTACTTTGAGCATACCGAAGCACTCGCCAAGGTGCCCTCACACCGGGCGCTGGCCATGTTCCGCGGCCGCAACGAGAGCATTCTCAACCTCAACCTGGTAATGGATGCCGACGAGAAACCCACCGACGCACACCCCTGTGAAGCCATGGTGGCCGACCACTGGAAGATCGAAGATCACGGCCGCCCCGCCGACCGCTGGCTGCGCGAAGCCGTGCGCTGGACCTGGCGGGTCAAGTTGCTCACGCACCTGCAGACCGACCTGCTGGGGCAATTGCGTGAGCGCGCTGAGGCAGAGGCGATCGAGGTGTTCGCCCACAACCTCAAAGACCTGCTGCTGGCCGCGCCCGCTGGACAAAAAGCCACCATTGGCCTGGACCCCGGCCTGCGTACCGGCGTCAAAGTCGCGGTCATCGATGCCACCGGCAAAGTGCTGGACCACGGGGCCATCTTCCCCAATCCGCCGCAGAAAAAACTGCAGGAGGCGGAAGCTACCCTGTTGCATATGATTCGCCAGCACAATGTGGAACTGATCGCCATCGGCAACGGCACCGCCAGCCGTGAAACCGACAAGTTTGTCGGCGACCTGTTCAAGGCCAACCCGGATCTCAACGTGCGCAAAGTCATGGTGAACGAGGCCGGCGCCTCTATCTACTCCGCATCAGAATTCGCTGCGCGCGAATTCCCGGATCTGGATGTGACCATTCGCGGCGCCATTTCCATTGCCCGCCGCCTCCAGGACCCGCTGGCAGAGCTAGTGAAGATCGAGCCCAAGTCGATCGGTGTCGGCCAGTACCAGCACGATGTCAGCCAGGTGCAACTGGCACGCCAGCTGGATGCCGTAGTGGAAGACTGTGTAAACGCCGTGGGCGTGGACGTGAATACCGCGTCGGTCCCCCTGCTGGCACGGGTCTCCGGGCTCAACCAGAGTATTGCCACCAATATCGTCAGCCTGCGCGACGCTCAGGGCAAATTTGCCAACCGCAAGGCGCTGATGGATGTGTCGCGCTTTGGCGAGAAAACCTTTGAGCAGGCCGCGGGCTTTTTGCGCGTCAGCGGTGGTGACAACCCGCTGGACGCCTCGGCGGTACACCCGGAATCCTACGGTGTCGTGGAGGATATCGCCGCCCAGAAGCAACGTGAAGTGCGCGGCATCATCGGCGACAGCAGCTTCCTCAAGGGTCTAAACCCGGCAGATTACACCAGTGACCAGGTCGGCCTCCCCACGGTGCGCGACATTATTGCCGAACTGGATAAGCCCGGCCGCGACCCGCGCCCGGAATTCAAAATGGCCGAGTTCCAGGACGGGGTGGAGAAAATCTCCGACTTGCGCCCGGACATGATCCTGGAAGGCACGGTGACCAACGTGACCAACTTTGGCGCCTTTGTGGATATCGGTGTCCACCAGGATGGTCTGGTGCACATCTCCGCGCTGGCGGACAAGTTTGTCAAAGACCCGCGGGACGTCGTCAAGGCCGGTGATATTGTGCGTGTCAAAGTCATGGAAGTGGACGAGGCGCGCAAGCGCATCGGCCTGTCCATGCGCATGGGCGACAAGGCCGGCGAACAGGAGCAGCGCGGCGGCGGCCAGCGCCGCGACAAGCGCGGTGGTCAGCGCAACTTCAAGCAGCGCCAGGAAAAGCCAGCGGCCAATAACGCCTTTGCCGCCGCGTTTGCCAACGCCAAGCAGCGCAAGTAAACCGCCGGCCGCTGCCTAGGCGCAGTGTTCGCGGTACCTAAGCGCAGCGTTCACGGTAATAGCCGAGCAGGATTTGCGCCGCCTCATCTGGCGTGTCTACCAAGTCGACAATGTTCAGGTCGTCGTCACTGATAAAGTGATTGGCCTGAACCTTGTTGACCACCCAATCGTGCAGCCCCGCCCAGTAATCGCGCCCCACCAACACAATCGGACGCTGTTCCAACTTGCCTGTTTGAACAAGGGTGAGTAACTCAAACAGTTCGTCGACGGTGCCAAAGCCGCCCGGGAAAATCGCGAACCCGATGGCGTAGCGAATGAGCATGAATTTGCGGGTGAAGAAGTAGCGAAAATCGATGTCGATATCCAGATATGGATTCGCCAGCTGCTCATGCGGCAACTCGATGTTGAGGCCCACTGACTGCCCGGGCTCACCGTAGGCGCCGAGATTGCCTGCCTCCATAACGCCGGGGCCACCGCCGGTAATCACGGTAATGCCCTCGGCGGCAAGCTGGCGGGCCAGTTCGCGGGCGGCCTGGTATTCCCAGTCTTCAGGTTTGGAACGGGCGCTGCCAAATATACTTACCGCCGCGCCAATATCCGAGAGGCTGGAGATGCCGTCGCGCAATTCATCCTCAATCCGCGCGATACGCGCCTGCTCCTCGGGGCTCAGGCCGACACCCGGGGGTAACACTTTGTCAGTCATAGCACTCTCCTGAGATAAGCTCTTTCACTATTGGACACGCCCGGCCCGAAATCATTCCCAACCGAGTTCGGCGGCATGTAGATGCAG
This window harbors:
- a CDS encoding Tex family protein, producing MIQSIPQRIAEELSVREAQVNAAIGLLDEGATVPFIARYRKEVTGALDDTQMRNLEERLHYLRDMEERRETILASIDEQGKLTPELKKSLLEADTKNRLEDLYLPYKPKRRTKAQIAREAGLEPLADALLDDPTQDPEALAPAYYNKEAGIEDNKAALDGARQILMERFAEDADLLAKLRQFLTDNALLASRLMEGKENEGAKFRDYFEHTEALAKVPSHRALAMFRGRNESILNLNLVMDADEKPTDAHPCEAMVADHWKIEDHGRPADRWLREAVRWTWRVKLLTHLQTDLLGQLRERAEAEAIEVFAHNLKDLLLAAPAGQKATIGLDPGLRTGVKVAVIDATGKVLDHGAIFPNPPQKKLQEAEATLLHMIRQHNVELIAIGNGTASRETDKFVGDLFKANPDLNVRKVMVNEAGASIYSASEFAAREFPDLDVTIRGAISIARRLQDPLAELVKIEPKSIGVGQYQHDVSQVQLARQLDAVVEDCVNAVGVDVNTASVPLLARVSGLNQSIATNIVSLRDAQGKFANRKALMDVSRFGEKTFEQAAGFLRVSGGDNPLDASAVHPESYGVVEDIAAQKQREVRGIIGDSSFLKGLNPADYTSDQVGLPTVRDIIAELDKPGRDPRPEFKMAEFQDGVEKISDLRPDMILEGTVTNVTNFGAFVDIGVHQDGLVHISALADKFVKDPRDVVKAGDIVRVKVMEVDEARKRIGLSMRMGDKAGEQEQRGGGQRRDKRGGQRNFKQRQEKPAANNAFAAAFANAKQRK
- a CDS encoding CBS domain-containing protein — protein: MAHSVKLRDYLIPNPATVKPGDSVLDAMQIIINNKISGVCVVDDQHNLVGILSELDCLNASLGSLYNDSGIGLVRDHMADSGLIVAHPEEDIIDVAQDMLAKTKRRRPVVENGRLIGQVTCRQLLKAIAQFQR
- a CDS encoding TIGR00730 family Rossman fold protein — protein: MTDKVLPPGVGLSPEEQARIARIEDELRDGISSLSDIGAAVSIFGSARSKPEDWEYQAARELARQLAAEGITVITGGGPGVMEAGNLGAYGEPGQSVGLNIELPHEQLANPYLDIDIDFRYFFTRKFMLIRYAIGFAIFPGGFGTVDELFELLTLVQTGKLEQRPIVLVGRDYWAGLHDWVVNKVQANHFISDDDLNIVDLVDTPDEAAQILLGYYRERCA
- a CDS encoding SixA phosphatase family protein; translation: MKTLHLLRHAKSSWSEPGLADPERGLNKRGRRDAPRMGAALARDLAPLVMRVSPARRAQLTREGLCQGWPALADLPHITDEALYTFSVDVLYRWLQRLDDSLVEVFVIGHNPALTELVNELTGRHALDNLPTAGYARLSLGLERWSELRPGCGELALTLLPRTLQDG